Within Salvia splendens isolate huo1 chromosome 21, SspV2, whole genome shotgun sequence, the genomic segment ttccggtttatgcatatgatgaaccgtgaaccgccggttcatcagaaccggcggttcggaaccgttgtgcatgcaTAGATGGAAACATAACTTTTTAGTTACTCCACGCGTTCAATTTTTCAAAGCAAGATCAGATTTCATGTACTAGCAGTAACTACTACATTCGTCCTACAATAAGAGTCcattattatcattttaatctATCTCATAataatttttacttttattataaatagtaagtatatctcacgttccactaactcattccacgcacatttattataaaactaacaaGTAAAAAGTGAGACCCTTACTCTACTGatttattcaactcacttttctttatatttcttaaaatttgtgttaaGTAAAATGTGAACTTGTATTGTGGGTAGTAGTTGAAATATGACAACTGAATTGATTAAACAATAGTCAAATCCAATAAAATACATAGCCAAAGTCAAAAGTAGCCACTGATATCAGATAATTTTTACATAACAATGCAAGATGTTTAGCAACTTCTACCATCCATTAAACTTCTAATGAGTAACaactatttgaatatttaatggttaataaaaaaaataattcaaagccAAAGAGCTCTAGCTTCTCTAAGCCTAGGGACCAATTCACCAGAAATATGCGCGCCCATAATTTTCTCAATCCCTCCAAACAGCTCTCCGGCGAGAAACACCGCCGGCAACTGAGGCGCGGCGGCGCCGATGATCTTCGACAGCTCCTCGTTTACCTCGGCTTCGTTGTGGTCGTCGACGTGGAAGATGGAAGGATAGACGCCGTGGCCGTGGAGCAGGAGCTTCATCACGTGGCACATGCAGCAGCCTCGCCGCGCGAAAACAACCACTGCCTTCTCTGCCACCTGCTCCCGCACGCTTCTGCCATCCAAGGCAAAGGCGGGCGGAGAGGAGGTGGGCGCCCTATTTCTATATGGGATAGCTTGTTGCATGGTGCGTCGCTTTTGGAAAAGGGAGACTGGGGGCCTGGGGTAGTTATAGCTACTAAGCATAATAGTGGGGCGGCCCGAAAAGaaatattgttaatattttttttgtttcattttaagTGGCCCGCTTTTCCTTTTTTGGATGTCCCGCTCTAACTAACgtgtttttaaaatgaaaatattattatctctattttattatcttttcattcaacttacaaaataatattttataaaattcgtAATGAATATGAAATGTTCCACTTAGAATTGATTGGATAGAGTACAATAAAACTACTGTGAGAATATTACTCGCTCTGTTCCGGCATGATTAAAGCGTTTTTTCGGTTAGGAGTTCAAGAAAAAATGTTTATTGTATTAAATGAAGGGAGAGAAAAGtcaaaagagaataaagtagaaaagtgaataaagtactCAGATTAAAGCGATTAAAGCAAGTGAGAGAATAAGTAGGGAAATAATTAAGTGCTTTAATAATGATCGATGTATATCTATTGACGAGCGGTGGAGCTGACATCACGCTTGTGTTGGTATTGAACGTCAAGGTAGGTGCGGTGAAATTATCACTATGTCATCATTTCTAGACAGACCAGTTACGAGCAGGCACGTCGTATGCCGACAACAATCCCAAATTAGATATTCTTCGTGCCCTTCTTCCTATTGCATTTTTGCCAATATGTCATAATAATTAAGTTGGAATATGATAGTGGCATCTACAATAGGATGGCTCATATTGTCCACCGCCGCatcattatttataaatattttatttttatcataacaCAATTCTTATAATAGGTCATTACTAAATTATACATTTCACATTAATTTGTGAGTCCTATTCTCCCTAAAAAATTgtcatttattttcatttttataaactcttcaaaatttgtcatttattttcatttttataaactcttaaaaatttgtcatttttcactttttatcattttttataatgaatctcatattccattaactcatttccactaacattttattataaaacttatatataaaagtaaaactcgcatgccactaactttttcaattcactttctattatattttttaaaacacttGTCAGGTCAAATGGTGATAAAATATTAGCGACtgggggagtattatttattttgtaactttaaataattataaaattaaagtacatAAGAACACTATTTaaagattattttattaaaaaatattcaaattgatGAAGTGTTCTATCGGATCTAATGTCTGGTAAGGTGACGGTAGTTCAGTGCACAAACCTGCCACCGCTAAGCTACGTATTCTGGGTATTGGTCAAGAAGTCGACGAACTGCATCACGGCTTTCTGCATCTGCTACCGGTGCTTCCGTAGCATATCGCAATCATGTTTCCCAAAGTTACTCGTTTAAGTCATGCTTTCTGAAGACCTCGGATAACTGACTCGATCGAGTTGGTTATGCACATTCACAAACTCGATCGAGTCACACTTTCTAGACCGTCCATCTTCCATAAAACAACCTtaactttttctaaaatttaTTATTGAGGTGTGCAAGATATAAACACGAAACTCTTTTAAAAATAGGTATTTATGTCATTTaaagcataattaaaattatttttttaaatatttttctttctaaacTAAGAAAACATGTCAAATAGTGTGTCAAATTGAATACGAAATTCTAATAGAAAATACAAGGGCAAGTTTCATAAAAGTCACAAAGTCATGAATTAATCCGGATTGTGTGAATTTTCCATCCGACTGGACAATGATATTTTTCGGTAAAATTATGTAGACGTGGCTAGTCTGAATTCCTATGTGAAAACACCGGAAAAATTTTTAGTCGGAAAGTACAAGTGGCTTTGACCGATTTAGGGCAAACTGCCTTGAAGTCATGAACTTTTCAAAAATTCTGGTTTTTCCCATGAACTACAAATGCAGCATATAAATAGTCATACTAAGCTAAATTTCATAGCTATGATCGGCCCCTCGTGCGCTTGAATTTTTTGCCCTTTAAACACGGTTGAAAGCTCCTTCAACCTCTTCTAACAATGGCGATCCTATCTCTCCATATCCTCGACTCATGCATCTGGCTAAGCTACAAGATCGAACATTCTCTTCTTTAGTATCCCCACTCATCATACAAGTCATGGAACGCAATCTGTGCAGCCGATTTCGTCCATAACAACTCATCAAATTCTTGGAGAAGCTTTGACAAATTTTAACTCCATCTATCACCAATTTCGTCCAGAAAATCCACCAACTTTTCTCACACTCACAACAATAACAATGGCCGCCTCCACACCCAACATCCTGAGTCCCTTACCTACTTCTACAAACCACCAACGTGTTTTGCAACCCCATCGGATCTCAAAATCCACAGTCATCATCTCGTTGTTTCTGGCCAAATCGGGACTCGAAAATCGACAATTCCACCGCTAAATCAAAAAACTCCTAGAAATCAGTGGAGGGTAGAGCCACCGCTGGCTCACAGTGGAGGGGCATAAGACCTTGAATTTTTGGAGTTTCGATACTTGCGTCACTCTTCTAGAACCCAAACCCCATCCCCCAAATTCGTCGACGACCACGTGTTCGACGATTACCTCAAATTCTCCCGCCTCACTCTATCCGACATGGGAAAACGGCGCATGATTTATAAGTTCATAATTTTGTATGCTATTTTTATAGTTTATGAGAAACACCAAAAATTCACAAAAATGCATGTCTTTTAAGGCAGTTTGTGTTGGAATCATGCTTGGTCaaacgactttgactaataataaatattgcaagacatttaattttgtgaaattaaatgcaatagcgtcgatctacgctccgagtagatgaccgtagcatatttattttctcaaatccgattcccggtgagtgagaaataatatattaaagttagtcacgataaagctagaaatgagctatgagaaaaactaagggattaattaactaagtgttaattatcccacatcggggatgataaacttctttaatgaagtatttaataagatgaattattatgtgtaataattatcgtggaataagatgggcgaaagagcccacacgcgcgcacacgcgcacCGCGACCCGTGCCCCATGCACCGGGCGCcgtgtgccttgtgccttggcaattggtgtttggactgttctttggagctggtcgttgagcgtagttcaagccccgcttgttctttttagaccacctcaaACTTCACGCtatccccgctggaccccgacgcataacgggagacaaaaggtctcCACTGGACCctgacgcataacgggagacaaaaggtccccgctggaccctgacgcataacgggagacaaaaggtcctcgatggaccccgacggtcaaTGGTGTATCTCGTGCCCAgatgcatcgtgtctcttcagctcccgacggctagtgcaccagtcagtaacccctGGCGGTTACGGTCAATAGCCTTGATGACAGACATTATGTCTGTTGACTCCAGCAAcccctgcgggtggacttgacctataaatagacatgcatccattgcattctatacacaacaaactcaagcattcttgcatacacgctctctccctctctgcttaatcttcccgtcgaagctctgcccccgccttactcccgttcgtcggagctctgctgctagcggtgctgcttcttcagagacgaagccgttttatctttggggatgacacgccaatccgagagcactaccggggcgtatctcgtcttgcggaaagaggactcctcgactcggcttacatctttacggtttattgtttcgaattcttcctTTCAGTTTCAATTCCGTTTAATTTATTCATTCTTCATTGgattgtattacgcccggttagtgtatctttgtatcataGTCAATCTATAACCAACCGTTTGcccaaaatatatttaatttttaagttcGTTTACAAATATTAATTGTGAGTATCTTGATGcccaaaatatatttaatttttaagttcGTTTACAAATATTAATTGTGAGTATCTTGACATGCCACATATTGGCGGAGTAAATAAAGGGAAAAAGCAATTATAAAGTAAAAAGCTATACATATAGGAAACGCATAATAAATTCCAATGTCCGCGAACAAACATGTTGAAGATTCTTATTGGAAATTCTATGTTTATACGGCAACGcctatttttccatttcatGCTTCTGTA encodes:
- the LOC121783882 gene encoding glutaredoxin-C9-like, translating into MQQAIPYRNRAPTSSPPAFALDGRSVREQVAEKAVVVFARRGCCMCHVMKLLLHGHGVYPSIFHVDDHNEAEVNEELSKIIGAAAPQLPAVFLAGELFGGIEKIMGAHISGELVPRLREARALWL